The following coding sequences lie in one Lolium perenne isolate Kyuss_39 chromosome 2, Kyuss_2.0, whole genome shotgun sequence genomic window:
- the LOC127332824 gene encoding scarecrow-like protein 32 has protein sequence MMQFTHAAVTAPPLHPNGAHGLGLGLFLDVGAPRARPWPAGGFASTPPPLPTSSKISLGNLNSAGCMEQLLVHCANAIEANDATLTQQILWVLNNIAPADGDSNQRLTAAFLCALVTRASRTGACKAVTAAVAAAVESAALHVHRFTAVELASFVDLTPWHRFGYMAANAAILDAVEGFPVVHVVDLSTTHCMQIPTLIDMLASRAEGPPILRLTVADVASCSSAPPPVLDMSYDELGAKLVNFARSRNVSMDFRVVPTSPADAFSSLVDQLRVQQLVLDGTEALVFNCQMLLHTVPDETAGSVSLAQSVSLRTMLLKSLRALEPALVVVAEEDADFTAGDVVGRLRAAFNFMWIPYDAVDTFLPKGSEQRRWYEAEVGWKVENVLAQEGVDRVERQEDRTRWGQRMRGAGFRPVAFGEEAAGEVRTMLNEHAAGWGMKREDDDLMLTWKGHNVVFASAWAPS, from the coding sequence aTGATGCAGTTCACTCATGCTGCAGTAACTGCACCGCCTCTCCACCCTAATGGCGCACACGGACTAGGGTTAGGGCTCTTCCTTGACGTCGGAGCTCCCAGGGCACGGCCGTGGCCAGCCGGGGGCTTTGcgtcgacgccgccgccgcttccgACATCGTCCAAGATCTCTCTGGGCAACCTCAACAGCGCCGGGTGCATGGAGCAGCTACTGGTGCACTGCGCCAACGCCATCGAGGCCAACGACGCCACACTCACGCAGCAGATCCTGTGGGTGCTCAACAACATCGCCCCCGCCGACGGGGACTCGAACCAGCGGCTCACGGCGGCGTTCCTCTGCGCGCTCGTCACGCGCGCGTCCAGGACGGGCGCGTGCAAGGCGGTCACCGCGGCCGTGGCCGCCGCGGTTGAGTCGGCCGCGCTCCACGTGCACCGCTTCACGGCCGTCGAGCTGGCCAGCTTCGTCGACCTCACGCCGTGGCACCGGTTCGGCTACATGGCGGCCAACGCCGCAATCCTCGACGCGGTCGAGGGCTTCCCCGTCGTGCACGTCGTCGACCTCAGCACGACGCACTGCATGCAGATCCCGACGCTCATCGACATGCTCGCCAGCCGCGCCGAGGGGCCCCCGATCCTCCGGCTCACCGTGGCCGACGTCGCCTCCTGCAGCAGCGCGCCGCCCCCGGTGCTCGACATGTCCTACGACGAGCTCGGCGCGAAGCTGGTCAACTTCGCGAGGTCTCGCAACGTGTCCATGGACTTCCGAGTGGTGCCCACCTCGCCGGCCGACGCGTTCAGTTCCTTGGTCGACCAGCTCCGGGTGCAACAGCTGGTCTTGGACGGCACCGAGGCGCTCGTCTTCAACTGCCAGATGCTTCTGCACACCGTGCCGGACGAGACGGCCGGGTCGGTGAGCCTCGCGCAGTCGGTCTCGCTCCGGACCATGCTCCTCAAGTCCCTCCGAGCCCTCGAGCCTGCCCTGGTCGTGGTGGCCGAGGAAGACGCCGACTTCACTGCGGGTGACGTGGTGGGGAGGCTTCGCGCGGCGTTCAACTTCATGTGGATCCCGTACGACGCCGTGGACACCTTCCTGCCCAAGGGGAGCGAGCAGCGGCGGTGGTACGAGGCGGAGGTCGGATGGAAGGTGGAGAACGTGCTGGCGCAGGAGGGGGTGGATAGGGTGGAACGGCAGGAGGACAGGACGAGGTGGGGGCAGAGGATGCGCGGCGCGGGGTTCCGGCCGGTGGCATTCGGCGAGGAGGCGGCTGGGGAGGTGAGGACGATGCTTAATGAGCACGCGGCAGGGTGGGGGATGAAGCGGGAGGACGACGACCTCATGCTCACATGGAAGGGGCACAACGTTGTCTTCGCCTCGGCGTGGGCACCGTCGTGA